AGCGCTAAAAACAGCTGGGATAGATAAATCAGAGGTTGAAAGCTATGGTAAAGGTGCTATTGTAGGTGGTAATGGAGAATTAGAACATGCTGCAGCAATACTTCATCCAAAGCTAGGGAAACCTTTTAGAGATGCAGTGGACGGTGGAAAAGCAATAATTCCTTCAGCAAAGAAAATGGGATATCCAGGTTGTACCTTAGATGTTCCTCTTCACTATAAAGATGCAGCTTTTGTAAGAACACACTTTGATGCAATGGAAGTAAGAATACCGGATGGTCCAAGAGATAATGAAATAGCTGTAATATTGGTAGTTACAAATTGCGGAAGACCTCATCCAAGAGTAGGTGGATTAAAGGTTGAAGATGCAAAATGCGAAGATGGATTAAGATAATTGAATTTTAAATTTATATGGAATACCACATTATAATAATGTAGAAATAAGTAAAGGAGGAATTATAATGTCAACATTAGCTATAAAAAACATTGGTATATTAGTTTCAGGAGATATTAAAGATCCTATATTAAAATACAATGCGATATTAGTGGAAAATGGAATTATAAAAAAAATTGGAAATGAAGAAATTTTAGATGAAGTACAATGTGATAATATAATTGATGCGAAAGGAACAACAGTAGCTCCAGGACTTATTGATTCACATACTCATCCAGTACTTGGAGATTTTACTCCAAGACAAAATACTTTAGGTTATATATCTGGTTCACTTCATGGAGGAGTAACTACAATGATATCTGCAGGAGAATGCCATACACCTGGAAGACCAAAGGATGTGGAAGGTGCAAAAGCATTAGCTGTACTTGCTCACAAGAGTTCAGAGAATTCAAGACCTGGTGGAGTTAAACTTCATGGAGGTGCATTAATTTTAGAAAAAGGAATGCAGGAAAAAGATTTTGAAGAACTTCATAAGCATGGTGTGTGGCTGGTAGGAGAAATAGGTCTTGGTTCAGCTAATACGTCAGAAGTAGCAGCCCCTATGGTAAAATGGGCAAGAAAATATGGATTTAAAGTTATGATGCATACTGGAGGAACATCTATACCGGGAAGCAGTACTATTACTGCACAAAATGTAATGGATACTGACCCTGATATAGTATCTCATCTAAATGGAGGTCCAACATCAATTTCTGTAGAGGAAGTTGATAAATTGATAAATGATACAAAATATACGCTGGAGCTTGTTCAATGTGGTAATTTTAAGATAATGAAATATGTAGCTAATGAAGTTTATAAAAAGGAAGAATTAGAAAGAATAATACTTGGAAATGATTCACCTTCTGGTACAGGAATTATTCCACTGGGAATATTGCGTTCAATATCTTATATTGCTTCGGAATCAGAAGTATCAGCAGCACAGGCTCTGTGTTTTGCTACAGGAAATACAGCAAAAGCCTTTGGATTAAATGTAGGAATAATTGAAGAAGGAAAAGAAGCTGATTTTGTCATAATGGATACACCTATGGGTTCTGTAGGTGAAAATAGTTTAGAAGCTCTGGAAGCTGGAGATTTGCCTGGAGTTTCAATGGTAGT
This genomic window from Clostridium pasteurianum DSM 525 = ATCC 6013 contains:
- a CDS encoding amino acid synthesis family protein, which produces MEIKIRKFYTFVEEINSDGGKEITDKTHIRAASAVVIENPFAGKYVEDLSALTDWSVEIAPVLVEKALKTAGIDKSEVESYGKGAIVGGNGELEHAAAILHPKLGKPFRDAVDGGKAIIPSAKKMGYPGCTLDVPLHYKDAAFVRTHFDAMEVRIPDGPRDNEIAVILVVTNCGRPHPRVGGLKVEDAKCEDGLR
- a CDS encoding amidohydrolase family protein; this translates as MSTLAIKNIGILVSGDIKDPILKYNAILVENGIIKKIGNEEILDEVQCDNIIDAKGTTVAPGLIDSHTHPVLGDFTPRQNTLGYISGSLHGGVTTMISAGECHTPGRPKDVEGAKALAVLAHKSSENSRPGGVKLHGGALILEKGMQEKDFEELHKHGVWLVGEIGLGSANTSEVAAPMVKWARKYGFKVMMHTGGTSIPGSSTITAQNVMDTDPDIVSHLNGGPTSISVEEVDKLINDTKYTLELVQCGNFKIMKYVANEVYKKEELERIILGNDSPSGTGIIPLGILRSISYIASESEVSAAQALCFATGNTAKAFGLNVGIIEEGKEADFVIMDTPMGSVGENSLEALEAGDLPGVSMVVVDGEILVNKSKNTPPAASKAIIL